The region TGGTGTGGAACCGTTGCCATCATTAAAGCTCGGTTCATTCGATAAAATTATTTCTGGGAGTGATTTATCGCGAGTGAAAACCAATGAAGTTACCCTCGGGGAAGGACTTGCCGCAACGCTAAATGCGAATTACGGTGACTGGCTTGATATAATGACAGTCAACACCCATGGTGGTCAGGGCGCACTTTCATTGAAATTACGTGGCATCTTTTCCTCAGGAATTAAAGATTATGATGATGTTGCGATGAAAATGCCTTTGGCGACAGCACAAAAATTGATGGGTACAGATGGTGTAAGTAAAGTATTAATCTTGCTTAAAAAAGACAATACAGATCTTTTTATTAAAAATTTACGGCATTTTATTGATGAACATCATTTGCCATTGATCGTTAAAAGTTGGAAGGATACTTCTATTTTTTATCAGCAAGTGGAGGGGTTACTCTCTGGTATTTATTTCTTCATTAAGCTTATCGTGGTCCTTATCGTAATATTTATGATCAGTAATGCGATGACGATGAATATTATAGAGCGTACACGAGAAATCACCACGCTACGGGCTATAGGTTTACAGCCATTTCATGTTTCGCGGTTATTCCTGCTGGAAGGCATATATATTGGGATCCTCGGTGCGATAGGTAGTCTTGCCATCGGCTTTATTCTAGCAGGTATCATTAATCTAC is a window of Enterobacter sp. R4-368 DNA encoding:
- a CDS encoding ABC transporter permease, which produces MHMPLMNIAVVVIICFVLYCLLFKFRDAKFSFLNLFRHKKRTLSTMIAIMLGGVSIFLYGGFIDYSFWILKEQTIRTNIGHVQIYNPKYFETSNKSRSLIADYANLKKEILSDHGLSDDISTISGQLEFSGVVSQYENETSSFFSGFGVEPLPSLKLGSFDKIISGSDLSRVKTNEVTLGEGLAATLNANYGDWLDIMTVNTHGGQGALSLKLRGIFSSGIKDYDDVAMKMPLATAQKLMGTDGVSKVLILLKKDNTDLFIKNLRHFIDEHHLPLIVKSWKDTSIFYQQVEGLLSGIYFFIKLIVVLIVIFMISNAMTMNIIERTREITTLRAIGLQPFHVSRLFLLEGIYIGILGAIGSLAIGFILAGIINLHGIAMPPSPGQTQGYTAFIKINNAGLIWLTFVLPVLTSSLASILPALRASRLNISDAFKFS